The segment GACACGAGCCGATCTCAAAATAATTCACCAGAGCTTCTTCCATCAGGGCGTTTTCAATCTCCTGCCGGGCAATGGGTCCGGCATTTTTGACCAGATAGCACAGCAGCAGCCGGATCTCGGTGCTGCTGGTCAGCCCGCCGGGACGTACACCGGCGGTAAAAGCATCATTAGCGGCCATCGTTCCATACATCCCCCTTGCATTCCTTTTCTTTTATAGTATAAAGGGTTTCACGCCGGATTGCAAGCCGCAGCGGCAAAATCTGTCTCGATCCGCTTCGGGCTTTCCGGTGTGGAGTAGACCCACCGGTCAAGACGGCCCTCGGTGATGAAGTATTTCAGCTCGAACCGGTGGCGCTGGTTCAGGGAATGGTTCACGATCACCAGCTTGATCTTCATCTTTTCCGGCAGGATGTTCTTGATGTAGACGCTGACAGCCTGCCCGGGGGTCAGGTCGGCACAGCTCTCCGCAAGGCCGGCCAGATTGGGTGCGATCTCAATGAAGGTGCCGTATTCCTCCACACTGCGCACGATGCCCACCACGGTCTCGCCCACGGTGAACCCGGCGGCGTTTTCCTCCCAGGTGCCCAGCAGCTCCCGGATGGTCAGCACAAAGCGGCCCTGCAGGTCCCGGCTCTTGATGGCGCATAGGATCTGCTGCCCCACACTCACCCGGTCGGCAGGGGAGGAGATGCGACTCACCGACATGCAGTCGATGGGCAGCAGGGCGCTGATGCCGCAGCCTACATCACAAAAGGCACCAAAGGGTTCAATGTGGGTCACCGTGCAGGGCAGGATATCGCCGGGCTGCAGGGCGTCCAGATAGTCGGCCTTGCACATCCGCTGTGCCTCAGCACGGGAAAGCCGGTACACCGGCTGTCCGGTCTCGTCGGTGTCCAGCGACTCAATGACAAAGCAGGTGGGGCGGCCTACCCGGGTCAGTACGGCAATGTCCCGCACGGTGCCGTTCTCGGCGCCGTCGGCGCACTGGGCAAAGGGCATCACGGCCTTCACTCCGCCCAGCTCAAACCGCAGCTGACGCTGGGTATCAAAGGCCAGAGCGGTGGATTGCAGGATCTCACGGTTGGCCATGGCGGCACGCAGCTCGGCGGCGGTCATGCGGGCAGCAGAACGGTAGCTGCCTTCGGTACGATATGCATGCATCATCTTTCATTCCTCTTTCTGTTGTTTTTGGGAGCTGGACAGGTGCCGTCTGGGAAAGCCAGCTCCATTTCATTAAAACTTATGCATCTGCTATTGCGGATATTTGCATTTTATGCGGCTTTGCATTATACTATATTTGTATGCGCTGTGCCCGGCACACCGGGGGCGCGCACACGCGCCGCCTGCCCACAGACGACTGAAAAAGGCAGGCAGAAGGGAGAAGCCAAGGTTATGGACATTGCTGTAGGCGATACCATCCTCACCCGCAAAAAGCACCCCTGCGGTGCGCAGAGCTTTGAAGTGCTGCGCGTCGGCATGGATTTCAAGATCCGGTGCACTGGCTGCGGGCATGAGGTGATGCTGCCGCGTGCTAAAATTGAAAAGAACATCAAAAAGGTGATAAGGCCCGGGCAGGTCTAGCGTCCGGCACAGCTCGCATGGGAAACGTATGCCTTTGCATGTGCGGGTGTGAGACGTGCCCTGCCGGGGCGTCCTGCTGCGCTGCAGATGCAGATTTGAGTTGTTAGGAGAACTGCCGGAATTATGCCGAACATGTTTACCCAAATGGATGCTGTCTGCCATCGCTTTGAGGAGCTTTCCGTCCGCCTGAACCAGCCGGATGCCGCTGCCGACCCTGCGCTGTTCCGCAAGCTGATGCGGGAGTATCACGACGCAGAGCCTGTTGTGCAGGCCTACCGGGAGTGGCAGACTGCACAGGATCATCTGGAACAGGCAAAAGCCCTGCTGGAAGAGTCTGGTGCTCTTGACCCGGACTTTAAACAGATGATACAGCAGGAAATCAGCGAAAAAAGTCAAGATGTGGAAAAACTGGAAAATAATCTCAAAATTATGCTGCTGCCCAAAGATGTGAACGATGGCAAAAATGTCATTGTGGAGATCCGCAGCGGCGCAGGCGGCGAGGAAGCGGCCCTGTTTGCCCACAGTCTGCTGCGCATGTACACCATGTATGTGCAAAGCAGGGGATGGAAGCTGGAAATGCTCAACCTGAACGAGACCGAGCTTGGCGGCGTGAAGGAAGCCATCTTCTCGGTGGATGGTGCCGGGGCCTACAACCGCCTCAAGTACGAGAGCGGTGTGCACCG is part of the Faecalibacterium sp. HTF-F genome and harbors:
- a CDS encoding S1 RNA-binding domain-containing protein, yielding MMHAYRTEGSYRSAARMTAAELRAAMANREILQSTALAFDTQRQLRFELGGVKAVMPFAQCADGAENGTVRDIAVLTRVGRPTCFVIESLDTDETGQPVYRLSRAEAQRMCKADYLDALQPGDILPCTVTHIEPFGAFCDVGCGISALLPIDCMSVSRISSPADRVSVGQQILCAIKSRDLQGRFVLTIRELLGTWEENAAGFTVGETVVGIVRSVEEYGTFIEIAPNLAGLAESCADLTPGQAVSVYIKNILPEKMKIKLVIVNHSLNQRHRFELKYFITEGRLDRWVYSTPESPKRIETDFAAAACNPA
- a CDS encoding DUF951 domain-containing protein, translated to MDIAVGDTILTRKKHPCGAQSFEVLRVGMDFKIRCTGCGHEVMLPRAKIEKNIKKVIRPGQV
- the prfA gene encoding peptide chain release factor 1, with protein sequence MPNMFTQMDAVCHRFEELSVRLNQPDAAADPALFRKLMREYHDAEPVVQAYREWQTAQDHLEQAKALLEESGALDPDFKQMIQQEISEKSQDVEKLENNLKIMLLPKDVNDGKNVIVEIRSGAGGEEAALFAHSLLRMYTMYVQSRGWKLEMLNLNETELGGVKEAIFSVDGAGAYNRLKYESGVHRVQRVPETETQGRIHTSTATVAVMPQAEEVDFALDLKDLRIDTFRSSGAGGQHINKTSSAIRVTHIPTGTVVECQNERSQFQNKDKALEILRSRLLAQKQKQQQDAINSERQGQVGTGDRSEKIRTYNFPQDRCTDHRIGLTVHNLDKIMDGNLDDVIDALATREQTEKLQKLNEQH